A portion of the Clostridium gelidum genome contains these proteins:
- the ric gene encoding iron-sulfur cluster repair di-iron protein, giving the protein MSIFNSNQKIGDIVAKFPNAADILKKYRIDFCCGGDRLLVTAINEQGINEEELLERINISYEIFKNNIQSNDRNWLEVSFEELIDQIVNSHHAYLYENLPKISELTTKILRVHGAKHPELSRVYKLFHTIKMDLEAHLIEEETIQYPAIKSYLMNNNEADLDKAINIIKQLQDEHTGAGNILKELREITNDYEAPANACTTYRLAYSKLDEMESDLFQHIHLESNILFPRLCNLKEN; this is encoded by the coding sequence ATGAGTATATTTAATAGTAATCAAAAAATCGGTGATATAGTAGCTAAGTTTCCAAATGCTGCAGACATACTTAAAAAATATAGAATTGATTTCTGTTGTGGTGGTGATAGATTATTGGTGACTGCTATAAATGAGCAAGGAATTAATGAAGAAGAATTATTGGAAAGAATAAATATTTCATATGAAATATTTAAAAATAACATCCAATCAAATGATAGAAATTGGCTTGAAGTATCTTTTGAAGAATTAATTGATCAAATTGTAAATTCACATCATGCTTATCTTTATGAGAATCTCCCTAAAATAAGTGAATTAACAACTAAGATATTAAGAGTCCATGGGGCAAAGCACCCTGAACTTTCAAGAGTATATAAGTTATTTCATACCATTAAAATGGATTTGGAAGCTCACTTAATAGAAGAAGAAACAATTCAATATCCAGCAATAAAATCATATTTAATGAATAATAATGAAGCTGATTTAGATAAAGCTATAAATATAATTAAGCAATTGCAAGATGAACACACTGGAGCAGGTAATATACTTAAGGAATTAAGAGAGATAACTAATGACTATGAAGCTCCAGCTAATGCTTGTACAACTTATAGATTAGCATACTCTAAACTTGACGAAATGGAGTCGGATTTGTTCCAGCACATACATTTAGAAAGTAATATACTATTTCCAAGACTTTGTAATCTAAAAGAAAATTAA
- a CDS encoding DUF2249 domain-containing protein yields the protein MSNFTATVDARIYEPKDKHPMIFKTFESLASGEKMELINDHDPRPLHYQFIMELPETFEWEYLEEGPEVWRVAITKK from the coding sequence ATGTCAAATTTTACTGCAACTGTGGATGCTAGAATATATGAGCCTAAAGATAAACACCCAATGATTTTTAAAACTTTTGAAAGCTTAGCATCTGGTGAAAAAATGGAACTTATAAATGATCATGATCCTCGTCCACTCCATTATCAGTTTATAATGGAGTTACCAGAAACATTTGAATGGGAATACCTAGAAGAAGGTCCTGAAGTATGGAGGGTTGCTATTACAAAGAAATAA
- a CDS encoding oxygen-binding di-iron domain-containing protein, whose translation MAIINKDLHQFSSYIQQINLTFHQYLLLCDEPLLVHTGNVMQAEALLPQLKAALNSKDLKYIFISHFEADECGALSVILEHFPEALTICSEVTARQLNGFGIKAKTITKKAGEKLTTDSYELEFIDYPSEMHLWDGLLIQTLRQLKPNFIATGHGPCLKLQ comes from the coding sequence ATGGCGATTATAAATAAGGATTTACACCAATTTAGTAGTTATATTCAGCAGATTAATCTTACATTTCATCAATATTTGTTATTATGCGATGAACCATTATTAGTACATACAGGTAATGTAATGCAGGCAGAAGCTTTGCTGCCACAACTTAAAGCAGCACTCAACAGCAAAGATTTAAAATATATTTTTATTTCACATTTTGAAGCAGATGAATGTGGTGCGTTGTCAGTAATATTAGAACATTTTCCTGAGGCTTTGACAATTTGTTCTGAAGTTACGGCGCGTCAATTAAATGGTTTTGGAATTAAGGCAAAAACTATTACAAAAAAAGCTGGAGAAAAGCTAACGACAGATAGTTATGAATTGGAATTCATTGATTATCCTTCAGAAATGCATCTTTGGGATGGATTATTAATACAAACTTTGCGACAATTAAAACCTAATTTTATAGCTACGGGTCATGGACCTTGTCTTAAACTACAATAG
- the hcp gene encoding hydroxylamine reductase produces MSMFCYQCQETAGCTGCTKVGVCGKDENVAKAQDLLIYVTKGLAIVSNEGRKVGVIDSTVDKYITENLFTTITNANFDRDSILDRVRETLKLREILKAKVIKAGGKVGEVVVNGGFFKKIFGMQTTEMIMPDAAAWTGDNTIEFDSKAEKVGVLATENEDIRSLRELITYGLKGLSAYMKHSMNLSYNNEEVHGFMAKALAATLDDSLSIDELVALTLEAGKFGVDGMALLDKANTEKYGHPEITTVDIGVRTNPGILISGHDLKDLEMLLEQTEGTGVDVYTHGEMLAGQYYPKFKKYEHFAGNYGNAWWKQKEEFESFNGPILMTTNCIVIPKDSYKDRLFTTGATGMPGCAHIEANFKGVKNFSKIIEMAKKCNAPTEIEKGQIVGGFAHNQVLALADKVVDAVKTGAIKRFFVMAGCDGRAKSRNYYTDFAEKLPKDTVILTAGCAKYKYNKLNLGDIGGIPRVLDAGQCNDSYSLVVIALKLKEVFELDDINELPISYNIAWYEQKAVIVLLSLLHLGVKNIHLGPTLPAFLSPNVAKVLIDNFGIGGITTVEDDMKMFMEA; encoded by the coding sequence ATGTCAATGTTTTGTTATCAATGTCAAGAAACAGCAGGTTGTACTGGATGTACTAAAGTGGGAGTTTGCGGTAAAGATGAAAATGTAGCAAAGGCTCAAGATTTATTAATATATGTAACTAAAGGACTAGCTATAGTAAGTAATGAAGGAAGAAAAGTTGGAGTTATAGATAGTACTGTTGATAAATATATAACAGAAAATTTATTCACAACAATTACAAATGCTAATTTTGATAGAGATTCTATTTTGGATAGAGTAAGAGAAACTTTAAAACTAAGAGAAATTTTAAAAGCTAAAGTTATTAAAGCTGGTGGAAAGGTTGGAGAGGTCGTAGTAAATGGTGGTTTCTTCAAAAAAATATTTGGAATGCAAACTACAGAAATGATAATGCCAGATGCAGCAGCTTGGACTGGTGATAATACAATAGAATTTGATTCAAAGGCCGAAAAAGTTGGAGTACTTGCAACTGAAAATGAGGATATAAGAAGTTTAAGAGAACTTATTACTTATGGATTAAAAGGATTATCAGCTTACATGAAGCATTCTATGAACTTAAGTTATAATAATGAAGAAGTTCACGGATTTATGGCAAAAGCATTAGCTGCCACATTAGATGATAGTTTATCAATTGATGAGTTAGTTGCTTTAACTTTAGAAGCTGGTAAATTTGGTGTAGATGGTATGGCATTACTAGATAAAGCTAATACTGAAAAATATGGACATCCTGAAATAACAACTGTAGATATTGGGGTTAGAACTAATCCAGGAATATTAATTTCAGGACATGATTTAAAAGATTTAGAAATGTTACTTGAGCAAACAGAAGGAACTGGAGTAGATGTTTATACTCACGGAGAAATGCTTGCTGGACAATACTATCCAAAGTTCAAGAAATATGAACATTTTGCAGGAAACTATGGAAATGCATGGTGGAAGCAAAAAGAAGAATTTGAAAGCTTTAATGGACCAATACTTATGACTACTAACTGTATAGTTATACCTAAAGATTCGTATAAAGATAGATTATTTACAACTGGAGCTACAGGAATGCCTGGATGTGCTCATATAGAAGCTAATTTTAAAGGAGTAAAAAACTTTTCTAAGATTATAGAAATGGCTAAAAAATGTAATGCACCTACTGAAATAGAAAAAGGACAAATAGTTGGTGGATTTGCTCATAATCAAGTTTTAGCCCTTGCAGATAAAGTTGTAGATGCTGTTAAAACTGGAGCTATAAAGAGATTCTTTGTAATGGCTGGTTGTGATGGAAGAGCTAAATCAAGAAATTACTATACTGATTTTGCAGAAAAATTACCTAAAGATACAGTTATATTAACAGCAGGTTGTGCTAAATATAAGTATAATAAATTAAACTTAGGTGATATTGGAGGAATTCCAAGAGTATTAGATGCAGGACAATGTAATGATTCATATTCATTAGTTGTTATAGCACTTAAACTTAAAGAAGTATTTGAATTAGATGATATAAATGAATTACCTATATCATACAACATAGCTTGGTATGAACAAAAAGCTGTAATAGTATTATTATCATTATTACACTTAGGTGTTAAAAACATTCACTTAGGACCAACACTTCCAGCATTCCTTTCACCAAATGTTGCTAAAGTATTGATAGATAACTTTGGTATTGGTGGAATTACAACTGTAGAAGATGACATGAAAATGTTTATGGAAGCTTAA
- the hcp gene encoding hydroxylamine reductase: protein MDENPMFCYQCEQTAGGKGCTKMGVCGKTPEIANLQDLLLYQCKGISCYAKELIEKGEEIEKDIVSFVENSLFTTLTNVNFDAEVHVEMLKESQKIKENLRDRVGDDKNYPEQATYNLSETKDEMLKDSKRAGIMFDQDLDADVRSLRQTIVYGLKGISAYGHQARCLDYYDDQVDNFYFRGLECTTNDNLSVEELIQMTMRTGDMSVAVMKKLDDANTETYKNPSPHKVNVNIEKGPFIIVSGHDLRDLEMLLEQTEGKGINIYTHGEMLPSHGYPGLKKFKHLVGNYGGAWQDQQKEFDGIPGCILMTTNCLMRPRETYKDRIFTTSVVGWDGVKYISANKDGYKDFSEIIEKALELGGFKESEEPKEILVGFGHNATLSHAGAIVNAVKEGKIRHFFLIGGCDGARPGRSYFTEIAQKVPEDCVILTLACGKYRFNKLDFGEVAGLPRLLDVGQCNDAYSAVRIATALADAFDTDVNGLPLSIILSWYEQKAVADLLALLSLGVKGIFLGPSLPAFVSPNVLQYLVDTFNLQAISEPDDDLKTCLQQGV from the coding sequence ATGGACGAAAATCCAATGTTTTGTTATCAGTGCGAACAAACAGCAGGGGGAAAAGGATGTACTAAAATGGGCGTGTGTGGGAAAACGCCTGAAATAGCTAATCTTCAAGATTTGCTTTTATATCAATGTAAAGGAATAAGTTGCTATGCTAAAGAGCTTATTGAAAAGGGAGAAGAAATAGAAAAGGACATTGTTAGTTTTGTAGAGAATTCTTTGTTTACAACACTTACTAATGTTAATTTTGATGCAGAAGTTCATGTAGAAATGTTAAAAGAATCTCAAAAAATAAAAGAGAATTTGAGAGATAGAGTAGGGGATGATAAAAATTATCCTGAACAAGCAACTTATAATTTAAGTGAAACTAAGGACGAAATGCTTAAGGATTCAAAAAGAGCTGGAATTATGTTTGACCAAGATTTAGATGCTGATGTTAGATCTCTTAGACAAACAATAGTTTATGGATTGAAGGGCATAAGTGCATATGGACATCAAGCAAGATGTTTAGATTATTATGATGATCAAGTTGATAATTTTTATTTTAGAGGACTAGAATGTACGACCAATGATAATTTAAGTGTTGAAGAGTTAATTCAAATGACTATGAGAACTGGTGATATGAGTGTTGCTGTAATGAAGAAGTTAGATGATGCTAATACGGAGACTTATAAGAATCCAAGTCCTCATAAAGTTAATGTAAATATTGAAAAGGGACCTTTTATCATTGTTTCTGGTCATGATTTAAGAGATTTAGAAATGCTACTTGAACAAACTGAAGGAAAAGGAATTAACATATATACTCATGGTGAAATGCTACCTAGTCATGGTTATCCTGGACTTAAAAAATTTAAACATCTCGTAGGAAACTATGGTGGTGCTTGGCAGGATCAACAAAAAGAATTTGACGGCATACCAGGATGTATTTTAATGACTACAAATTGTTTAATGAGACCTAGAGAAACATACAAAGATAGAATTTTTACAACAAGTGTAGTTGGATGGGATGGAGTTAAATATATTTCAGCAAATAAAGATGGATATAAAGATTTTTCAGAAATAATAGAAAAAGCATTAGAGCTTGGTGGATTTAAAGAAAGTGAAGAACCAAAAGAAATTCTTGTTGGCTTTGGTCATAATGCAACATTAAGCCATGCAGGAGCAATTGTTAATGCAGTTAAGGAAGGAAAGATTAGACATTTCTTCTTAATAGGTGGATGTGATGGTGCAAGACCAGGAAGAAGTTATTTTACAGAAATTGCACAAAAGGTTCCAGAAGATTGTGTTATTCTTACACTTGCTTGTGGAAAATATAGATTTAACAAATTAGACTTTGGAGAAGTTGCGGGACTTCCAAGATTATTAGACGTAGGCCAATGTAATGATGCATATTCAGCAGTTAGAATTGCAACAGCACTTGCAGATGCATTTGATACAGATGTAAATGGATTACCATTATCAATAATTCTTTCATGGTATGAACAAAAAGCAGTTGCAGATCTTTTAGCATTGCTATCACTCGGAGTAAAAGGAATTTTCCTTGGACCATCACTTCCTGCATTTGTAAGTCCTAATGTATTACAATATTTGGTTGATACATTTAATTTACAAGCCATAAGTGAACCTGATGATGATTTAAAAACTTGCTTACAACAAGGAGTATAA
- a CDS encoding SagB/ThcOx family dehydrogenase, with translation MGRYENQRKFLKSNFNEFKNIKTDKMKGMPQPDSVKSYNSSCDIIDLPKVNGDIVKKQNIYECIRERRSTRFYSEETMNLSELSYLLWATQGITGTNKAGLTFRTVPCSGATHSFETYLFIMNVDGIKKGIYRYDPLEHKLLLMFELEGLDTKIDEITLEQPFVPNFAKKAAVIFAWSTTPYRSEWKFDITAHKKILIDIGHVCQNLYLASESVNAGTCAIGIYDQKMIDELLKLDGDEEFVVYLAAVGKKPE, from the coding sequence ATGGGAAGATATGAAAATCAGAGAAAATTTCTAAAGTCTAATTTTAATGAATTTAAAAATATAAAAACTGATAAAATGAAAGGAATGCCTCAGCCAGATAGTGTTAAATCCTACAACTCATCTTGTGATATAATTGACCTTCCAAAGGTAAATGGTGATATTGTAAAAAAACAAAATATATATGAGTGCATAAGGGAAAGAAGAAGTACAAGGTTTTATTCTGAGGAGACAATGAATCTTTCTGAACTATCATATTTATTATGGGCTACTCAAGGGATTACTGGTACCAATAAAGCTGGACTTACGTTTAGAACAGTTCCTTGTAGTGGTGCAACACATTCTTTTGAAACATATTTGTTCATTATGAACGTGGATGGAATAAAAAAAGGAATATACAGATATGATCCATTAGAGCATAAACTTTTATTAATGTTTGAATTGGAAGGGTTAGATACTAAAATAGATGAAATTACTCTTGAGCAGCCTTTTGTTCCTAATTTTGCTAAGAAAGCTGCAGTTATATTTGCATGGAGTACTACGCCATATCGTTCTGAGTGGAAGTTTGATATTACAGCTCATAAAAAAATTCTAATAGATATTGGACATGTATGCCAAAATCTTTATTTAGCTAGTGAATCTGTTAATGCTGGGACTTGTGCTATAGGAATATATGACCAGAAAATGATAGATGAACTTTTGAAATTAGATGGAGATGAAGAATTTGTGGTATACCTTGCTGCAGTTGGAAAAAAGCCAGAATAA
- a CDS encoding DUF1858 domain-containing protein, translating into MITKDLTIGEVLRIKENAPQILMNFGMGCVVCPSSQAESIEDAAKVHGLNLEELLESLNK; encoded by the coding sequence ATGATAACTAAAGATTTAACAATAGGCGAAGTATTAAGAATAAAGGAAAATGCACCACAAATTTTAATGAATTTTGGAATGGGATGTGTTGTATGTCCATCTTCTCAAGCAGAATCAATTGAAGATGCAGCTAAGGTTCATGGATTAAATTTAGAAGAATTATTAGAATCATTAAATAAATAA